Below is a window of Bos indicus isolate NIAB-ARS_2022 breed Sahiwal x Tharparkar chromosome 19, NIAB-ARS_B.indTharparkar_mat_pri_1.0, whole genome shotgun sequence DNA.
cctccttctctccttctgtgCATCACTCAGCACTTGAGCAGGCGTTGCCACAACAGGCTCTGGCAACAAAGCCCTGGGAAAACCTGGGGCAGAGCCCAGAGGAGTGAGTGCCCCACGCTGGGAAGTGCAAGGGTGACACTGAACCGGGCTGTGTGGGGGTCAGGGAGTCGGTCGCTGCTGCCTGGCCTGTGGTGAGGGGACCCTCCCAGCTCTTCCCCTGGGCaacctggggtcaggaagagcaCTGGACTGGGAGTCCAAACGCTGATCTGCTCCCTGTCTCACCTGTGATGAGGCAGGAATGCTTCTTTCTCAGGACTCAGAGTCCCTTTTTGTAACAGGGGCTCACTCTGCCCTTCGCCAGAGGCTCCAGGGAACCCCAGTTAGGGGGAGATCAAGGAGGGGCCCGATAAACTCTGAGGGGCACGCGACTGAAGGGTGAAGGAGGTCTGGGTCCCCTTGGCCCCTATCCCCAGGACCAGGGCACAAGAGCAGCTGTTTCTCTTCTCCCTTAGAGGTCATGGAGCTGGGTCTGTCTCCGCTCCATCTCAGCAGCTCCCCAGAAGACCTGTACCTGGCCTCTGGGACCCCTCCTGGGACTCCCCCGCCTCTCGATGCCCCTCTGTCTGGGGAGGTGAAGAGGTCCCAGCCTCTGCCCATTCCAACCAGCAGGTAAAATGGGGTGTTGGCCGatggagggaggctggggggagCGAGCGGTCAGCACTGGAGTAATGCACAGAAGCTTACCGTCAACTCCTCCCCTCCATCTCCCGCCCCAGGAAACTTCTTCGAGAGGAGGAGCTGCAGTCAACCTCTCTGCCCTCCATCCCCAACCCCTTCCCCGAGCTCTGCAGTCCTTCTTCACAGAGCCCCATTCTTGGGGGGTCCTCCAGTGCAAGGGGGCTGCTCCCTCGAGACACGAGCTGCCCCCATGTGAGTTGCCCTGGGAAACAGAAGGCAGGGAGCATGGGGTGCTAGGGGATGGGGCAGATACAGTGCCACCTTGGCTGGGTGGAGGGGATTTGGTCAAGGATCCCAGAGGGTAGAGCAGAGGGGGATGGGAGAGAACCACCCTTTGCCCTTCCCTGCGTCACCTGCCATTCCTGGTGTGCAGGTCATAAAGGTGTACAGTGAAGATGGGACCTGCCGCTCGGTGGAGGTGGCGACAGGTGCCACGGCTCGCTATGTGTGCGAGATGCTGGTGCAGCGATCTCACGCCCTGAGTGACGAGAACTGGGGGCTGGTGGAGTGCCACCCCTACCTAGCACTGGGTAAGTTGGGGCGCAGGGGGCTGCCTGGCCTGGGAGGCAGTGCTTCACACTTGACTGGCCTCCACTGACCCCTGCTTTTTGCCCTTGACCCCAGAGCGGGCCTTGGAGGACCATGAGTCAGTGGCAGAAGTGCAGGCTGCCTGGCCTATTGGTGGAGACAGCCGCATCGTCTTCCGGAAGAACTTTGCCAAATACGAGCTGTTCAAGAGCACTCCAGTGAGTGTGTGTAAGAGGGGGGTCTGGGCCCAGAAACCTCAACCTCTACCCGGATCCTCAGTCCCTGACTCCTGGCTCCTTTTGCCCCCAGCACTCCCTGTTCCCAGAAAAGATGGTCTCTAGCTGTCTGGACGCACACACGGGCATGTCCCATGAGGACGTCATCCAGGTGAGGGCCCACTCCCATTTCATGGCCGTGACTCCCCAGGATCGCCCGGGGCTTCTTGGCCGGGAAGCTCGTGCCGTCCCTCTATGGGGTGGAAAGCCCAGCACCGCCCTAAgcatcagtttcttcctctgttacATGACAGTAAATGTAAACCCCTGCCACCAAGGCAGGTGCTAggaaggcgtgtgtgtgtgtgtgtgtgtgtgtgtgtggccaccTCTAGGCTCTCACCCTGCTCTCCTGTCCTCAGAACTTCCTGAATGCAGGCAGCTTCCCAGAGATCCAGGGCTTCCTGCAGCTCCGGGGGTCAGGGCGCAAGCTTTGGAAACGGTTTTTTTGCTTCCTGCGCCGCTCTGGCCTGTATTACTCCACCAAGGGCACTTCCAAGGTGAGGTCTTAAAGGTGACAGCCCCGGCCCCTGGGAGACCCCATCCCTGGTGCTTCTAGGAGCTGCCCCTTCTCTGTGGGAACTCCTAGACCTTTCACCCTCTCGGCCCTGAGACCCTCAGCTacccctcttcccctcccagcTCACCTGCCCCAGAAGGTAGCAGTGGGAGAGGCAGGCGAACTgagttcaagtcctggctctgcttctatgtgctgtgtgacctggggcactTCTCTGCTCCTCTCTGGGCCTGGACTCTCCCCAGCTGGTTGAGGGGGGATGGTGAGAGGAGCATAGGGTCTGCCTGTACGAAGTCTTGCTCACTCGTGCTGCGCAGGATCCGAGGCACCTGCAGTACGTAGCAGATGTGAACGAGTCCAATGTGTACGTGGTGACCCAGGGCCGCAAGCTCTATGGGATGCCCACAGACTTCGGCTTCTGTATCAAGGTGAGGATCCTACCTGGGGCTTCTGAGCTGCTTCTGGGaccccccagcctcctctccttgcaccctgccctgccccacgGAGACGGGAGACGGCATCTGGTTCTAAAGGCAGATGTGGCACCAGGCAGTTTCCTCTCCCCGCAGCCAAACAAGCTTCGAAATGGCCACAAGGGGCTTCGCCTCTTCTGCACTGAGGATGAGCGGAGCCGCTCCTGCTGGTTAGCCGCCTTCCGCCTCTTCAAGGTGAGGTCCTGGCACTGGCTGGGGGGCTGACCCAGCTCTCGGGATCCCTGGCGTGAGGGAGGAGTCATAGTTCTGCCCCCAGGAAGTCTCTGGAATGAGAGGGCATCATCATAGCTCTGCTCTCTCAGAATCCTTGGTCCAAGACTGGAGTTGCGGCTCTGGCTTCAGGAAGCCCCTCCACCAGGGGCAGGGATGTTGCCCGATTCTTGGGGAGTCCTGGTCTGGGCGGGGCACCACAGCGGAGCCCCCAGCATCTGTGTGACCTctggcctctttctctctccacctcGCAGTTTGGGGTACAGCTGTATAAGAATTACCAGCAGACACTGTGCCGCCACCTGTGCCCACCCTGTGGGGGTTCCCCACCTTCGGTGAGTGTTCATAGGGTgttgtgggagggggaggggaggcacccAGGCCCCATGCCAGGGATACTGAGGTCCCATCTGACCCCTCTCCCGTCCTGTCCAACCTGCAGAGGAGTGTCTCAGACGACACCCTGGTGGCCATGGACTTCTCCGGCCATGCTGGGCGTGTCATTGAGAACCCCCGGGAAGCTCTGAGCGCCGCCCTGGAGGAGGCCCAGGCCTGGCGGGTGAGGGGGCTACACTCAGCTGCTTGTCTGTACTGCTCTCCATCTGGGCTTCCATGGAGCGGGAAGAGGAGAGCGAGGGGCGAGGGGAGGCACCCAGCTGCAGAAAGAGGCTCTATATTCTTGAGGGGCTAGTAATGCTCCAGCCGTGCCCTGATCCCCCGTGTCCCCCACTGTTCTGCAGAAGAAAACGAACCACCGTCTcagcctgcccacccccagctcGGGCACGAGCCTCAGTGCAGGTGGGTGAGGGCCCGCTGTCCTCAGGGGCAGGGGCTGGTATGGCTTCTCTGAGCATTCCTGTTGCGGGTGGTGAGAAGGAGGGTCCCCGCCCCGGAGTGACCACCCATCTGCCTCCTCTCACCCCAGCCATCCACCGCACACAACCCTGGTTCCATGGACGCATTTCTCGCGAGGAGAGCCAGCGGCTCATCAGGCAGCAGGGCCTGGTTGATGGGTAAGGGactgggctgggcagggcagcAGACCAGGGAGGAAACAGACCTGGGTCCGGGTGGTGGCCTCGTGTCCTCCGGTCACGTTGGCTTGTCTCCTGGCAGCCTGTTCCTGGTCCGAGAGAGTCAGCGGAACCCACAGGGTTTTGTGCTTTCTCTGTGCCACGTGCAGAAAGTCAAACATTACCTTATCCTGCCGGTGAGTATCCCTGCTTCCTGCCGCAGAAACGCCCAGCAGCCCGTCCTCCCTACCCCGCCCCCAGGGTGCCTGGGGTCTCCCCTCTTTCCTTGCTGCTGCACAAGCAATGGGGACCTCAGCCTTGGCCCAGGAGGGCACTCCTCCAGGCCCTCACCCCTCCCTGACTTCCCACCCACTGTGGCCACACCCCAGAGCGAGGAGGAGGGGCGCCTGTACTTCAGCATGGACGATGGCCAGACTCGCTTCACCGACCTGCTGCAGCTCGTGGAGTTCCACCAGCTGAACCGCGGCATCCTGCCCTGCCTGCTGCGCTACTGCTGCACCCGCGTGGCCCTCTGACCACTGCACGGGCCGGTCACATCTTGGCCCACCCCAGGCTGCCCCCCTCCTCCGGAGCTGCCCGCCCTGGAGCGGACTCAGAGTGGGTAGAAGGTGAGGCCAGGATCATCATGAATGGCTGGGAGCTCCcctactccagttttctcctCTGCTCCTTGCCTCCCTCAAGCAGAAGGTGCTCCCCACCCAGTCCACCCTCAACTTCTCCTTCAGGGAAGGCACTTGTGTGGCCCTCTCCCCTTCACAGAGCTCCAGGGTGCTGCTCTTGGACAGGACACTATGGGAGAAATGGGGGCAGCCCAGGTGGTCTTTACACCCACATTTTGTACAGACTGAGAGGCCAGTTGATCTCTGTTTTATACTAGTGacaataaagattattttttggTATACCTGTGAGTTCTGTCTGGCAAGGCCCAGctagctggggctgggggtgatCAGGAGaggtgaaagtggaagttgctagtcgtgtttgactctttgcgaccccatggactctacagtccatggaattctccaggccagaatactggagtgggtagcctttcccttgtccaggggatcttcccaacccagggatcgaacccagctctcccgctttgcaggaggattctttaccagctgagccagaagggaagcccaagaataagcctattgcttctccagtggatcttcttgacccagggactgaactggggtctcctgctttgcaggcggatgctttaccaactgagttatcagggaagcccaccaagaGAGATGGGCACCAGTCAAACTCTTGAAAATGTGTCAGATGGATCCAGGCCGTGTGAAGCCAAACCtggatgtttctttctttctttaaaatagttatttggctgcaccaggtcttagttgtggcatgtgaccTCTTTAGTTGTAATatgtggatctagttccctgaccagggatcgaacctgggtccccgacattagccactggaccattagggaagtccccaagCCTGATGTTTCTTGAGGAGCTCTTGGTCATCAGAGAGTCTCGGTACTCAGTAGAGTCTTGGTACCACCTACTGGCTCATAGTAGGTGCCCAAGGATggcttgttaaatgaatgaacaaacaggGGACTGTCATCCAGGTGAGGCTTCCTGACGGGACCTAAAGCCCGGAGGTCACTCTAACAGGGCCTGGGAGCCGGAGATGGGTCAGACAGCATCCATGTCCTCGGCAAGTCCTGGGCTACCTGGTAGGGTAATGAGTCCTGACAAACACACAGTCCATCATCACCAAGTCACACAGTGGCTCCATTGCCTAACCTCCAGTGGGTCCCTGTGTTCaactcctccctccccaaccgaagatctgctttctgtccttaCAGTTGGTTCCACTGTTTTCTGTACTGTTTGTTGTTCTGTTTTCTCCAGAAAGCCATGGTGGAATCCCACAGCACTCAGCCCCCTGAGTCTGGCTTCCTCTCCAATCTGTCCTTCAACATCCAGAGTGGTATTTCCAAAATAGCACTCTGCttgctccctgcccctccctgcaccATGCCTCCACTTCAGCCCAGATAGACCCTGCAGGGTCTGGCCTCTGCCCATGCCAGTCTATCTTTTtgtctaagagctttatagtttcagCTCCTACATGATGGGAAAACTTTATAAGAAAGATATCAGATTGGCAACCCCTGAAATGCTGCTCAATCTTCAGATCACAAAGAGAGAGAACCTCCCTCCAGACACATGAAACTCACTGAGGCATTATTTTTGCCAAGAAATCAAGCTCCCTGCATCCAATGACGAGTTTTATAAAAAATCAGAGGAACATGTGAAATGACATGCGGGGATACGATGACCAAAATCCAGACTGGGAAACTACAGAACAGATAACCCGGTttcttcaacaacaaaaaattacaagaaaagaaaagatgggaaATCTCTAGGTTTCAAGAAATTTAGACACTTATCAAGCAGATGTAATGTGTTGACCTATTTGATTCAAATCCAAACTAGTGAACTATAAGAAGCATTTATGAGCAATTGGGGAAACTTTGAACTCTGATGagatatttgataatattaagGAATTATGGTTAACTTTTTAAAGAGTGATAGTGGTATTGTggttatgggttttttttttaagtcttcacgTTTAAGAGATTCATTCTGAAGTACTTATGAGTGAAacgatgtctcagctttttaaaaagagttttaaaaaatgtcttatttatttttagttttggctgcactgggtcttcatcgctgtgcacgggctttccctagttgcagagagtgggggctgctctagTTTGGCGCGTGGacttcttactgtggtggctcctctgcttgcagagcacaggctccagggttcgtgggcttcagtagttatggcgccCAGGCTCAATtaccccatggcatgtaggaCCTTTCTGAACCAGGAGTCAAACtcgattctcctgcattggcaggcagattcttaaacgtTGGACCACCAAGAGGTCCTCagctttgttttggggggcttaaaaattatttctcatgATTTTCTGGCTTAACTGGATAGTTCTGCTTTGTAT
It encodes the following:
- the GRB7 gene encoding growth factor receptor-bound protein 7 isoform X2, yielding MELGLSPLHLSSSPEDLYLASGTPPGTPPPLDAPLSGEVKRSQPLPIPTSRKLLREEELQSTSLPSIPNPFPELCSPSSQSPILGGSSSARGLLPRDTSCPHVIKVYSEDGTCRSVEVATGATARYVCEMLVQRSHALSDENWGLVECHPYLALERALEDHESVAEVQAAWPIGGDSRIVFRKNFAKYELFKSTPHSLFPEKMVSSCLDAHTGMSHEDVIQNFLNAGSFPEIQGFLQLRGSGRKLWKRFFCFLRRSGLYYSTKGTSKDPRHLQYVADVNESNVYVVTQGRKLYGMPTDFGFCIKPNKLRNGHKGLRLFCTEDERSRSCWLAAFRLFKFGVQLYKNYQQTLCRHLCPPCGGSPPSKKTNHRLSLPTPSSGTSLSAAIHRTQPWFHGRISREESQRLIRQQGLVDGLFLVRESQRNPQGFVLSLCHVQKVKHYLILPSEEEGRLYFSMDDGQTRFTDLLQLVEFHQLNRGILPCLLRYCCTRVAL
- the GRB7 gene encoding growth factor receptor-bound protein 7 isoform X1, with product MELGLSPLHLSSSPEDLYLASGTPPGTPPPLDAPLSGEVKRSQPLPIPTSRKLLREEELQSTSLPSIPNPFPELCSPSSQSPILGGSSSARGLLPRDTSCPHVIKVYSEDGTCRSVEVATGATARYVCEMLVQRSHALSDENWGLVECHPYLALERALEDHESVAEVQAAWPIGGDSRIVFRKNFAKYELFKSTPHSLFPEKMVSSCLDAHTGMSHEDVIQNFLNAGSFPEIQGFLQLRGSGRKLWKRFFCFLRRSGLYYSTKGTSKDPRHLQYVADVNESNVYVVTQGRKLYGMPTDFGFCIKPNKLRNGHKGLRLFCTEDERSRSCWLAAFRLFKFGVQLYKNYQQTLCRHLCPPCGGSPPSRSVSDDTLVAMDFSGHAGRVIENPREALSAALEEAQAWRKKTNHRLSLPTPSSGTSLSAAIHRTQPWFHGRISREESQRLIRQQGLVDGLFLVRESQRNPQGFVLSLCHVQKVKHYLILPSEEEGRLYFSMDDGQTRFTDLLQLVEFHQLNRGILPCLLRYCCTRVAL